Within Vigna unguiculata cultivar IT97K-499-35 chromosome 2, ASM411807v1, whole genome shotgun sequence, the genomic segment CATGGAAATTTATGTGTACTGTCGCcataaattattgatttgaaaCAGTTATAACGGTCGCCTAACCTTAAGTATTTGGATGGTCGTAGTAGGGCTTTGGAAAAAATGTTTTGGTTAATCCTTGCAGTGGCCTTACAAAACTGATGCCGTCTGTTTTTACATGAGTGTTCGCTGGACATTCAATTTACATGAAACCAAATagtttatacatttttatataaaatggaATTGAAAACACAAACGTTTTGTTGCATCTTCACTCCAAATGGGTATATGTACAGTAAAACTCACTTACTTtactatctttattttaaaggacTGCTCTAAATAAGTTGGGTCTAGGGCTGGTCCATAAGAAACAAAGTCCCTAAAGAAACTGAAACACTTTCATTCTTctcacttttagaaaaatagcCTCCTTTCTCTTAGAACAGTAATGTTCCTCTGCTAGATTTGGGTTCATCCAAGTTCAACTGACTTCAACCCATTTCTTTCACTCACGTAAGTTACTTTCGATACATACTCTCCTTTTTAGTTTAATCTTCGTGCTTGCCGTTAAGGTTCCTCGTAATAATCTCGTGCTTCCTCTGTATTGAGATTTTCAGCTCTCTTAAATATGCTTTTGGAGTTGTCTTGCTCATTCGCTTAAGGGTCGGGTCGTTTTGACTAGCTCTTTCCAGgcaagggaagctagggtttattttttaaagttattttgccgatttttggtctgttgtatggttgtgatgcttgaatgaggttgttggtcaaataaaaatgtatgatgtgcaagtatgtttgattgatgtgacgcTACTTTTTTTCTACACTACACacttttcaaaaaatgaagatttctactacgttaaccgttggatcgagctgaaattttaacagctgatccttaacacataattcttgactttgactagtcggatctttaatcggagctctgtagtgagagaagtttttatcgcaaggtcactgaatttgtgttgttgacagcactgcacacttttcgtaaaatgaaagttactacttcgttcgttggatcgagctgatattttaacaactgatccttaacacatagcttTTGACTTTGATCGGTCcgatcttgaatcagagctctgtagtgagagctgtttttatcgcaagatcgctgtagtttggttgtttctcTAATCTTGAATGTTTATTACTGGCttgaatctaattgttatattaaaagcatgtgataaatgattatgcatgaatgatgtgattcatggattgtggatgatgggtttggtattaacttggcatgtgatttaaatgagatggttggtatcaaggagacatggtattgatatgaaatacaaatatatattcactgtTTGGGAAGAATGAGTtagtatggattcaacatttggttatgaatgagaatggGTTGTAAAGGTTGGCATTAGATATTGTGTATGGTAaacattacttgattgattgaacatgattggtctgtggtcagtgcgtaattccttgaaatctctaggtgggatttcaaGGTCGTACTTCAGTAgtcgggacgtaattctatggcccctgttagtgggtgtccatggtggtgcctcatctatataatttgataaggattcaaggtaaggattgcatcctgacgctctaaggagtcagttagtctcacttagagcggactgactcatgtggtgagagtaggaggaggcctgaaattcattaagggttaacattgtgtgtgagggaattgattcattgtaacacttgtaacaaaTAGCTCGGGGTGAGTAGTTCAGGGGTGAGCAGAAGTAtcaccacaagtgcgagcatccgttgaatccgaccagattatatgtatccggatgagtcgagtcgagtcttagtgtattgattgggaggtcataacatgcttggatgatgtatgtatattggactgtgaaaatatatctgattgcatgataaaatcttttaggctctagcttacccttttgcttgtttgattgccttgttgttcttctaccattgcgatgatcatcaatttattgatgggagcaaatGCGAGAGAGGTACTCAACAGAGAAGGATGGTTTCGCTGCACAGTCTACCCGTGCTACACTTCATGTCTCTTTGGGTTTTTCTTTAGGGCGAAGGCCCGTGTATTGTATTGCCCTTAAGGTTTTATTTCGAATACTGGCTATCTCTTATTGCTTTTGGGCTGTAGGTATTGTAggcattgtagtgagctttagtatttacttttaagtaccttggataactgtaaggagcgATTTTATACTCCGCAACTTACTCCCTATACCTTCTAGGATTAGATGGTTAAATAGACATATGATAAcaacataataaattatgatcacctggaattgtttgttttttcttcaaaccAATTGTTGCTTGCAGGAAATTACAAAGTAGCAATAATTGAAAGAAGTCATTGACCCTGAAGATCACGAACCACGTTCCATTCATTAATGTGCGGGCACGTCACCTGATGCAAGTAAATTATTCCAATTAAGAGCTGTGTGGGGTGTGGTGGACCATGTGCATGATCGTTATGCATGTTGATTAATCAAACCAAAAGTGACTGCATATTAAAATTACCAAAAATACATTTCGCATAAGGTAGTTGTTGTTGACTTCCAAACCTTCGCAAGATCCCACAACTTATCGTTGCTGCCATTTCTGAAGCATGCAATTTCTCATACATTTTTATCCTGTGTCTCAGAAAGAACCTCCAAGATGGCTGAGGCTGTACTCAAGAGTGTGCTTGGAAGTTTGGCCTCTCCAGCTGTAGCAGAGCTTAAACCATTTCTATGTTTCAGACGAGAAAAGGAAAAACTTGAGAGCATGTTCACTGCAATCAAGGCTACGCTTGAAGATGCGGAAGAGAAGCAATTCTCAGACAGAGCTATAAAGGATTGGGTGGGAAAGCTGAAAGATGCAGCTTACGAGCTTGATGATATTTTGGACGAGTTTGCTTATGAACAAATGCGgctggaagaagaagaaagtgaaaaaGTCAAGTGTTGTATATCAGAAATGGTACTACGCTCTTCCTTAGCCTCTTTtctgttgggaatagtccaagtgtgagtcaaagtcccacattgatagaaaagacaaagttaaacactatataagaataaagacccataacaacattgacTTAAGATTTTGGTGtcaaagtggtgtctaaggtcttatatgtgtaagactaatatcatataaccatatagaaccacaatctctcaatgactataaACCAaactatatgaaaaaaatatatataaaaagccCAACATTTTCATCCCATGAATCTTTATTTCATTTGACTTCCACGATTCAAGAGGAAACCCGTGGAGTCCCTGAGTGGCGCCAAACCTTCTCATTTATCACTGAACCAAAGGTCTACGGAAGAGAgcaagatataaaaaaaattgtagagtTTTTGGCAGGTGCTGCCTCTCGTCCTGAGAATTTACCCGTCTATCCGATCGTGGGTCAAGGCGGTCTTGGAAAAACAACACTGGCAAAACTCATCTTCAATCACAATGATCTCAAAGATTTTCAGTTAAAAATTTGGGTAGGTGTTTCTGAAGATTTCGGTCTCGAGAGAATATTAAAAGCTATCATCGAAGCCGCATCTGAGGACGTCCGCAAGGACTTGGGTCTGGAGGCAACGCAAAGAAGACTTAGAAAGCTGCTTACAGGAAAAAGATATTTGCTTGTTTTGGATGACGTGTGGGATGTTATGAAGCAGAATTGGAAGGAGAATTGGCAGGTGCTGAGATCTATACTGGACTGTGGGGAAAAGGGTTCTTCTGTTTTGGTCACCACTCGCTTCTCAAATGTTGCAGAAATCATGGGAACAATAAAACATCCTCATATGTTACCAGAGCTATCCGTATATTATTGCTGGGAATTGTTTAAACACCAAGCCTTTGGAGCAGACGAGATAGAACAAGAGGAGCTTGTAATGATAGGAAGGAAGATAGTAAGGAAGTGCGGAGGAGTGCCTCTCGCAGCAAAGGCACTTGGAGGTCTTCTACGCTCTCACAGAAATAAGAATAAGTGGATTAATATTTTGCAAAGTAACCTTTTGACGTTATCACCGAATGAAAAGTCCATAATGCCTGTCCTTAGACTAAGTTATCTGAACTTACCAATTGAACTCAGACAATGCTTTGCTTATTGTGCAATATTTCCCAAAGATGAACTCATAGGGAAGCAATATTTAATTGAACTTTGGATGGCTAATGGATTCATTTCATCAGATGGAAGGTTAGATGCCGAAGATGTTGGTGATGATGTGTGGAATGAATTATATAGGAGATCACTTTTTCAGGATATAGAGGTAGATGAATTTGGAAAAGTTACAAGTTTCAAGATGCATGATCTTGTTCATGATCTTgcacaatttgttgctgatgaAGAGGTTTGTTGCATTACAGACGAGGATTATGCACCtgttttatttgaaagaaaaagaatccAGCATCTCTCGGATTATCGGTGGTGGCTCCATTCAACCCAATTGCATCAAGTAAAATCTTTGAGGACTTATATAAAGAGCAAAGCAACTAAGGAACTTTCTTCTGACGTGTTAAAATGTTATTCTTTACGGCTGCTTCACGTAAGTCTACGGGAAGAATTGTCGGCTTCCATCGTTGATTTGAAACATCTAAAATACTTGAATCTTTCTTGTAGTGATTTCAAAACTCTTCCAGAATCACTAtgtgttgggtattgggctcccttcctatgtggagaaaaggcccaaaatttgagaagcccatgtctcacttaaacctagtggagaggaggctataaaataaagagagaggcagaacaatagagtaagaatacactgaaagccctaacacatagagggagaggtagagggaaaattctgttcacgtttttcatagagctgtcgcagtaaattcggcgctgcggattcgttcaccgttggatcgggctgaaatttttacagcaggttcggaactcattgctcttcattctgaccggtcggatctttgatacgaggtctgagttgggagatattaatttcgcactgcagcagtgatttgtagaggttttcctctcttgttcttctctatttgaaagctttgttgctttgttatttggttgggtgttggcactaatttgtgctattgattaagactcttttgtactcttgttgatcatagtgaagctatttctttggtctggacgactcgtggtttttacccttgatttgaggggttttccacgttaaaaatcttggtgcctttatttgtgcttttggtggtttattattgctgctctttgattattgctcctcatagattcttgcaagttaggggaaattatatccgctgcattctctggtatattgtttggtgttgttttccccatcagagtggtatcagagctcttggttgggctatatttacttgcttgaatgatggaggcaaatgcaaagatgattactttgaatggtacaaattatcatttgtggaagggcaagatgaaagatttattatttgtcaagaaattgcatcttccggtctttgctacacagaagccagattctatgtctgaagaagaatgggactttgagcaccaacaggtatgtggttttattcggcaatatgttgaagataatgtttataatcatattgctaatgagacacatgccagagctttgtgggagaagattgagtctttgtatgcttctaagtcgggcaataataaattgtatttgttaaattgcttgatgaatttgaggtacatggagaattcttctatttctgatcacttaaatgagtttcaagggctcctagatcaattgtcaggaatgagcataaagtttgatgacgaagttatgggattatggttgcttaatactctaccagagtcttgggaggtatttcggatttcaattacaaactctgtctcgaatggtgttgtttcttttcagatggcaaagagcggtgctcttaatgaagagatgagaaggaaggcacatggttcttcatctcagtctgagatgcttgttacagaagctagggggagaagtcagaaaaaggaacataaaggtggtagagagaagagtaggagcaagtccaagtcaagatacaagaatttaaagtgccatttttgtcataaaactgggcacattcagaaatactgttttaagtggaaaaaggagaacaaagacaagaagggcacacagagagagaatgatcatgatgatgatgatcgtgtcactactgctacagatggtgatcttgttcttcttcgtgactttgagtccgttaatcttgtatttgatgagagcatgtggattattgatagtggtgctacactgcatgttacacctaggaaggagttcttcacatcttacacttctggtgattttggagtgttgaagatgggtaatgatggtgagtctaaagtgattggtgttggtgatgtttgcctgcaaaccaacatgggagtgcagttgttgcttaaaggagttaaacatgctccggatgtccgttttaatttaatctctgtgcagttgcttgatgattgtggttatgacaatcactttggttctagtaaatggaagctcactaaaggtaacttggttatggctagaggggagaaacaatctaaattgtactggactaaagctttggttgctaaagacagtgtgaatgctatgtatatggaggcatctttgtggcaccggaggcttggtcatataagtgagaaagggcttaactgcttagctaaaaaggatgtgcttatgggattgagaaatgcagaattgaagaaatgttctcattgcatggctggtaaacaaaccagagtatcttttaagaagcatccaccctcaaggaagtcagaattgcttgaattggtgcattctgatgtttgtggcccattaaaggtaaagtcatttagtggtgcactttactttgttacttttattgatgattgttccaggaagctatgggtctatgctcttcagcggaaaggtcaagtacttgaaaaattcaaggaatttcatgctatggttgagaggcaatcaggcaagaagctgaaatgcatccgtagtgataatggtggtgagtaccgtggaccttttgatgtttattgcaggcagcatgatattagacacgagaagactcctcctaaaactcctcagttgaatggtctagcggagaggatgaacaggaccttggttgaaagggttacatgtatgctttcggaagcaaagttgcctaagcacttttggggagaggcattgcatgcaactgtgcatgttattaatctcagtcctgcagttgctttgaatactgaggtgccagacaaaatttggtttggtaaaaatgttagctatgatcatttgcgtgtctttggttgcagggcatttgttcatgttcctaaggatgaaagatccaagttagataaaaagacaaggcaatgtatctttattggctatggtgaggatgaatttggctacaggttttatgatcctgttgagaagaagcttgttagaagccgtgatgtacaattcatggaagatcagaccattgaagacattgataaggtgaagaagaccacacccgagaaagacagtaatctcactgatggtaatccgatgaggttgcccactcacaatttggagaatgttgaaacggaagctcaagacaatgagcaacatggtgatgttgatgatcaacagtttggaagtggagtagaggttccaattgatgatgctcaagaggaacatgatgatgatgacgatcttggtgatatacctgaatcacctcaagtccaactcaggaggtctaatagacaaaaacaaccttctacaaggtattcctgtgatgagtacataaccttgactgacggtggagaacctgagtgttttgaagaggctttggatagtgaagagaagaaacagtggctggatgcaatgcaagatgagatgaaatctttgcatgataatcacacttacgacttggtgaaattgcctaagggcaaaagggcattggaaactaggtggattttcagggtgaaacaagattcaaattctacacttccaaggtacaaggccagattagtggtgaaaggtttcagacagaaaaagggtgttgatttcaatgagattttctcacctgtggtgaaaatgtcatccatcagaactgtgctaagtttagctgctactcttgatttggaggttgagcagatggatgtgaagacagctttccttcatggtaatttggaggaagagatatacatgaagcaacctgatggttttcttgttaaaggcaaggaagaatatgtgtgtagactaaggaagagtctatacggtttgaagcaggctccaaggcagtggtataagaagtttgagtcttttatgtgtgagcagggttacatgaagactacttctgatcattgtgtctttgttaaaagtttttctaatgatgactttattatcctgttattatatgttgatgacatgcttattgttggaaaagatatttccaaaattgacaggttaaagaagacacttggcgagtcttttgccatgaaagacttgggagctgctaaaaggattcttggcatacatatctcacgtgataggagagaaaagaagatttatctatcacaagagcaatacattaggaaggtgttgcagagattccagatggaaaatgctaaagctgtgagtactcctcttgctactcattttaaactgagtgttaaacagagtccttcaaatgaagttgagaagaccaatatgagtagagttccttatgcatctgcggtgggcagtttgatgtatgcgatggtgtgtacaagaccagatattgcacatgctgttggtacagttagtcgatttttgtcaaacccaggtagagagcattggaatgctgtgaaatggattttgaggtatcttcatggtacagttgatatgaagctttgttttggaggtgataaacctactttgatgggttactcagactcagatttggctggggatattgattccagaaagtccacttcgggctatttgataaagtttgcagggggagctgtggcttggcaatcaagactacaaaggtgtgtagcgttgtctactacagaagcagagttcattgctattactgaagcatgcaaggaggtgttatggttgaagaaattcttgcaggagcttggttttaggcaagataactattcattgtttgttgatagccaaagtgctatccatcttggtaagaatccaacttttcattctagatccaaacatattgatgtgaggtatcattggatacgtgatgctttggatgctaagttgttggagttgaaaaaggttcatacagatgataatggtgctgatatgatgactaaagcattgccaagaggaaagtttgaagtttgttgtgagatcgccggtttggcggttatctccacatagttgtgagggggagatttgttgggtattgggctcccttcctatgtggagaaaaggcccaaaatttgagaagcccatgtctcacttaaacctagtggagaggaggctataaaataaagagagaggcagaacaatagagtaagaatacactgaaagccctaacacatagagggagaggtagagggaaaattctgttcacgtttttcatagagctgtcgcagtaaattcggcgctgcggattcgttcaccgttggatcgggctgaaatttttacagcaggttcggaactcattgctcttcattctgaccggtcggatctttgatacgaggtctgagttgggagatattaatttcgcactgcagcagtgatttgtagaggttttcctctcttgttcttctctatttgaaagctttgttgctttgttatttggttgggtgttggcactaatttgtgctattgattaagactcttttgtactcttgttgatcatagtgaagctatttctttggtctggacgactcgtggtttttacccttgatttgaggggttttccacgttaaaaatcttggtgcctttatttgtgcttttggtggtttattattgctgctctttgattattgctcctcatagattcttgcaagttaggggaaattatatccgctgcattctctggtatattgtttggtgttgttttccccatcactATGTAAGTTACTGAATTTAAAGATATTGAAATTAGATTACTGTCAGAGGCTCCAAAAGTTGCCTGACAGTTTGGTACGCTTAAAAGCCCTCCAACAACTGTCTCTTAAAGTCTGCAGGTCACTATCAAGATTGGCACCTTATATAGGAAAGTTAAATTCTCTAAGAAGTTTATCCATGTACTTTGTTGGAGAGCAAAAGGGGTTCCTTTTAGCAGAACTGGGACTACTCAAGCTTAAAAGAGATCTTGAGATCAAACATCTGGAGAGAGTGAAAAATATCACTGATGCTAAAGAAAGCAATATGTCAAGTAAGAAACTGAATAACTTGATGTTGAGATGGAGCATTGTTAGAGAGGGGGAACTAGAAGGAAATGATGAGGAGGTTCTTGAAGCCCTTGAACCTTGTACCGAGACACTTCAGAGTTTGAGAGTGGAAGGGTACCAAGGTGTCCGTTTCCCACCATGGATGTCTACTcctttcttaaaaaatttaacttctCTGGAGTTGTGGTGTTGCACAAACTGTATAAAACTTCCCGTGTTGAGGAATCTGCGTTCGCTGAAGAGGCTAGAGATAACCAAGgcaaaatatgtaaaatacgTACAGGAGGAGTGCTACGATAACGATGTAGGTTTCATGGCTCTAGAATATCTATCACTCCGAAGTCTTCCAAGCTTAATAAGGTTATCAAGTGAGGATGGAGAAAACCAGTTTCCGTGCCTTTCCACACTTGACATTGAGGATTGTCCTCACTTTTCGCTGCAAGGGTTGCCATCACTCAAGTTGTTAAGAATGAGCAGGAATCCTAAGTTGAAGGTGTGCCCAGGTTTGGAATGTTTACCCTGTCTTGAGGATTTGACGATTGACAGCTGTGAAGAGGTGGAAGGTTTACGATTTATGACTGCCTTGAAGAAGTTAGCATTAGTTAATCTTATAAACATAAAATCCTTGCCTGAGTGTTTTGGAGACCTTCCCTTGCTCCGTGAATTACGCATTTTTGGGTGTTACAAGTTGATGCGTCTTCCAACAAGCCTTGGCCTTAGCCGTCTGGAGGTATTGTATATTCAAGATTGTCATCCTAAGTTACAGATGCGATGTCTGAAGGAAAGCGGAGAGGACTGGCCCATAATAGCTCACATTCCTCATCTCTATTTCTAAAATGCCGGTGCACTGCAGGTATATATGGATCATTCCTTGCTTCCTACGTAAATAGCATAATAGAGTTTTACTTTCTATATATTTGCGATCCCATTTCCGGCGTAAAAAAATTGAGGCTCtttctttgtttaatttgaacTCTTAACTTTACCAAGActgcttcttcttcttggtGATGAGAAtcattttgttttctatatCTTCTGTTATTTCATCATTTTCagttttcatattcttaaaacCTTTTATTCTCTAACTGCTAAGTATATCTAAAATGCTTATATTAGTTGAATCAGGGATCAGACTTGAGTATTTGCGATTACTATTTTCAGGTATGGATGACATGAGGCAATACTTGAGGATGCTGGGGAAACATTATCTATTCAATAGAGGTATAAGAGTGCAGAATCATTTCGCAATCATGTCCCTGCCACCTTAAGATTCAAAATTTCAAGCTTCCCACAGGCTGTTCGAAGATTTTAGTATCTCTTCATTTCGTTTAAGTTCAAAATGAAGTTTGGTTCAAATAGTTTTCATAAACATTTACTTGTACAATGTTGAAATATTTGTATTGTTTGCTTCTTTGTTGATTTCACCCTCTACGGTCATcttatcaaatatatttaaaattgtgctGATGATTGTTAACATCTTATAGGAGTCAAGGAACATACAGTGGCGAGGTTCCACAAACTATCTTCATCATAAAAGTTAGTAAACACATGGTTGGCCATTGCAAACTGCTTCATCAATTATGTGAGGGGCACCCCCTCTCGTTTTCATAACCAAATCAATATTGCTTTGGTGGAAGACAGTGTGAATAGACTTATGAAATACACATCTTTTTGTATATCTCAATAATCATCTGTTAATTTATATTAGTTTCATTAAACAGTgggaaaaagattaaaaatttattgataaaaaactTTCCTGGGATCAGCCCATGAGTTCAAAAGAAAGAAAGCGGATCGACATATATTTGACATCAAAAGATACCTTTGTCCAAGGGTTATGTGTAAAAGATACACTAAATATATGTGACATCATAAATTTGATcataaataaagtttttatgGACGAAAACtcctaaaaaattaaatttataagtcattttattatattttaattaagattaaatatgtttttggtccctcaagtttcagtaaaatttggaattagtctctttcaaaatttttgaccaatctagtctttcatctttaaaaatgcgtaaatttagtctttttaaccaaattttgttaagtttatttgatgtttcaagtacatttcataatagtatttaaattgtttatactgtttgacacattttcgtatcaatgttaactcaaatattattataaaatacatttaaaatgtcaaataaacttaacaaaatttggtaaaaaagactaaattcacgcatttttaaaaataaatcactaaattaatataaaattttgaagaggggttaattccaaaattcacaaaacttgagaaaacaaaaacatatttaacccttaatttaattatgttttaagttctcataaatttgaaaatttttaattaagtttctcataaatttttgtgatcgaataaaattaaattttttaattgagttttcttttaattttactttttctacTAATTTGGACGTAGTTGTTAAGTTTCTGACGTGCTTTTTTTTGTCAAGTCTTCAAATTTAGTTGTggtcttatattattttattattttattattttataattttatattttgtaatttattatttataattttataattttaatattttaattcaaaattatgtaattataaattttatgagatacaaaattataatatattttcaatttttatttgaatcataaaattataattttataattatacaattttgaattaaaataataaaattatcaaaatattaatttataaaatttaaaaattttaattttaaaattttaaattttaaattttaaaatattgaaataataagatAACAAGATTAATCAGGTGACATAACACGTAAGACtcgattaaaaatattaaattta encodes:
- the LOC114174572 gene encoding putative disease resistance protein RGA4 — translated: MAEAVLKSVLGSLASPAVAELKPFLCFRREKEKLESMFTAIKATLEDAEEKQFSDRAIKDWVGKLKDAAYELDDILDEFAYEQMRLEEEEKPQSLNDYKPNYMKKIYIKSPTFSSHESLFHLTSTIQEETRGVPEWRQTFSFITEPKVYGREQDIKKIVEFLAGAASRPENLPVYPIVGQGGLGKTTLAKLIFNHNDLKDFQLKIWVGVSEDFGLERILKAIIEAASEDVRKDLGLEATQRRLRKLLTGKRYLLVLDDVWDVMKQNWKENWQVLRSILDCGEKGSSVLVTTRFSNVAEIMGTIKHPHMLPELSVYYCWELFKHQAFGADEIEQEELVMIGRKIVRKCGGVPLAAKALGGLLRSHRNKNKWINILQSNLLTLSPNEKSIMPVLRLSYLNLPIELRQCFAYCAIFPKDELIGKQYLIELWMANGFISSDGRLDAEDVGDDVWNELYRRSLFQDIEVDEFGKVTSFKMHDLVHDLAQFVADEEVCCITDEDYAPVLFERKRIQHLSDYRWWLHSTQLHQVKSLRTYIKSKATKELSSDVLKCYSLRLLHVSLREELSASIVDLKHLKYLNLSCSDFKTLPESLCVGKLLNLKILKLDYCQRLQKLPDSLVRLKALQQLSLKVCRSLSRLAPYIGKLNSLRSLSMYFVGEQKGFLLAELGLLKLKRDLEIKHLERVKNITDAKESNMSSKKLNNLMLRWSIVREGELEGNDEEVLEALEPCTETLQSLRVEGYQGVRFPPWMSTPFLKNLTSLELWCCTNCIKLPVLRNLRSLKRLEITKAKYVKYVQEECYDNDVGFMALEYLSLRSLPSLIRLSSEDGENQFPCLSTLDIEDCPHFSLQGLPSLKLLRMSRNPKLKVCPGLECLPCLEDLTIDSCEEVEGLRFMTALKKLALVNLINIKSLPECFGDLPLLRELRIFGCYKLMRLPTSLGLSRLEVLYIQDCHPKLQMRCLKESGEDWPIIAHIPHLYF